A genomic region of Ignavibacteria bacterium contains the following coding sequences:
- a CDS encoding M1 family metallopeptidase, which translates to MKKLFVIGFIHLIFLLNLYSFLLKSNDFPFIKKDFIGFIYDQSQSFIFQTKIDTIYDDLKNIYSIDSIFLDLFIDYEKEQVNGIEELYITLFDNNFPNYLIFDCGRNIRIKNIIRDQKHLIPFFQKNNFLFIKNINPSKNLKLEIHYTFKFEERFYKGFIFDKSRNHFYTLSEPNFAKYWYICKEDPSEKFLAKVSITVPKNIKAVSNGILIDTIKIKEGWKKFVYASNYPINHYLLFVAGGEYEIIKDFASWNKNEEKLNLEHFVFKETCSRAKDDLELIKVIYNRLKPFVGEYPFIKELYGIVEVSWQFGGMEHQTRSTISTNAFKGLYSAYSLQAHEFAHQWFGNYVTCKSWKDIWLNEGFATYFENLAYLKENEPIKVDLPNLDFYGSVYKTDGFVFSRTVYDKGAWILEMLRAEIGNEKFFKVIKEYLKKFQYSSASTEDFISIVNKVSGKDYNWFFRQWLFSRIDKPYYEIKFTSEKKFNDYFCIVDLKQIQPEMIFKANLEVKLIFEDGSERTINVFNNTRHQILSFVSQQKIKQVLVDPENKILKEAVYKN; encoded by the coding sequence ATGAAAAAATTATTTGTCATAGGCTTTATTCATTTAATCTTTTTATTGAACCTTTACTCGTTTCTTCTCAAATCGAATGATTTTCCCTTCATTAAAAAAGATTTTATTGGATTTATTTATGATCAATCTCAATCATTTATTTTTCAAACTAAAATAGATACAATTTATGATGACCTTAAAAACATTTATTCAATCGATTCAATCTTTCTAGACTTATTCATTGATTACGAAAAAGAACAGGTTAACGGAATAGAAGAACTTTATATCACTCTATTTGATAACAATTTTCCAAATTATCTGATATTTGATTGCGGCAGAAATATCAGGATAAAAAATATAATTCGAGATCAAAAACATTTAATCCCATTTTTCCAGAAGAACAATTTCCTATTCATTAAAAACATAAATCCTTCTAAAAATCTAAAACTCGAAATTCATTACACTTTTAAGTTTGAAGAAAGATTTTACAAAGGCTTTATTTTTGATAAATCTCGAAATCACTTCTATACTTTAAGTGAACCAAACTTTGCAAAATATTGGTACATCTGCAAAGAAGATCCATCAGAAAAATTTCTCGCAAAAGTTTCTATTACCGTTCCTAAAAATATTAAAGCAGTCTCAAATGGAATTTTAATTGATACGATCAAAATTAAAGAAGGCTGGAAAAAATTTGTCTATGCTTCGAATTACCCAATTAATCATTATTTATTGTTTGTCGCTGGCGGTGAGTATGAAATAATAAAAGATTTTGCTTCGTGGAACAAAAATGAAGAAAAATTAAATCTGGAACATTTTGTTTTCAAGGAAACTTGCAGTAGAGCAAAGGATGATCTTGAATTAATTAAGGTTATCTACAATCGATTAAAACCATTTGTGGGTGAATATCCATTTATAAAAGAACTTTATGGAATTGTAGAAGTCAGCTGGCAATTTGGCGGTATGGAACACCAGACGAGAAGTACAATTTCAACAAATGCATTTAAAGGATTGTATTCAGCATACAGTTTACAGGCACACGAATTTGCTCATCAATGGTTTGGTAATTATGTAACATGCAAAAGCTGGAAAGACATCTGGCTAAATGAAGGATTTGCAACTTATTTTGAAAATCTTGCTTATTTAAAGGAAAATGAACCTATTAAAGTAGATTTACCCAATTTAGATTTTTATGGAAGTGTCTATAAAACCGATGGATTTGTTTTCTCAAGAACAGTTTACGACAAAGGTGCATGGATACTGGAAATGTTGAGGGCAGAAATTGGTAATGAAAAGTTCTTTAAGGTTATAAAAGAGTATTTGAAAAAATTTCAATATTCAAGTGCATCAACTGAAGATTTTATTTCCATCGTTAATAAGGTAAGTGGAAAAGATTACAATTGGTTTTTCAGGCAATGGTTATTTTCAAGAATTGATAAGCCCTATTATGAAATTAAATTTACTTCAGAAAAAAAGTTTAATGATTATTTTTGCATTGTAGATTTAAAACAAATTCAACCTGAAATGATTTTCAAAGCAAATCTTGAGGTAAAATTAATATTTGAAGATGGATCGGAGCGAACTATTAATGTTTTCAATAATACAAGACATCAGATTTTATCTTTTGTTTCTCAACAAAAAATAAAACAGGTTCTGGTTGATCCTGAAAATAAAATTCTCAAAGAAGCGGTCTATAAAAATTAG
- a CDS encoding T9SS type A sorting domain-containing protein → MKYLCFLLIILSLNKILFSQRNLPTIDHFDYGLGELRTAGNDWSRISGSSNDLLVVDSNLTYTGYPMPSTGKRVKLSAGGADDCKLSISQLSNNGDKIYASFLVNVENLTGLTTSGAYFAALGNGTNIFLTRLWIRLDNDNDGFNLGLSKNSNTVAGWSSKLNINQTYLVVLYYEIVSGTSNDIAKIWINPDLSGSEPTPDLSTSSNNDSYIDGFYLRQANGTPNVYIDALRIGTSWNDAPLPVELTFFNALSKSNYVNLVWKTATEVNNYGWEIERSKIDERTNKPSVWEKVGFVKGSGNSNSPKEYSFIDNKALYGYYAYRLKQIDVDGAVSYSSEVRVFAGSKPQVYDVKNYPNPFNPQTTIRFELPEAGNVKLAIYDITGQLVKVLVDEWMPEGIHETIFDGSQLASGIYISVLQAKDVRVVKKMQLIK, encoded by the coding sequence ATGAAATATTTATGTTTTTTACTGATCATTCTTTCTCTGAATAAGATTTTATTTAGTCAAAGAAATTTGCCAACCATCGACCATTTTGATTATGGTCTTGGAGAGTTGAGAACAGCTGGTAATGATTGGTCTAGAATAAGTGGAAGTTCAAATGATTTATTAGTAGTAGACAGTAATTTAACTTATACTGGATATCCAATGCCAAGTACAGGAAAGCGGGTTAAGTTAAGTGCTGGCGGAGCTGATGATTGTAAGTTATCTATTTCTCAATTATCAAATAATGGTGATAAAATATATGCATCATTTTTAGTAAATGTGGAGAATCTTACTGGATTAACTACTTCTGGTGCATATTTTGCCGCACTTGGAAACGGAACCAATATTTTCTTAACAAGGTTATGGATTAGACTTGATAATGACAATGATGGTTTTAATTTAGGTTTATCTAAAAATTCAAATACTGTTGCTGGATGGTCGTCAAAATTAAATATAAATCAAACCTATTTAGTAGTTTTATATTATGAAATTGTATCTGGAACATCAAATGACATCGCCAAAATCTGGATAAACCCAGACTTATCAGGATCCGAACCAACTCCAGATTTATCCACATCATCTAATAATGATTCATACATAGATGGTTTTTATTTAAGGCAAGCAAATGGAACTCCAAATGTTTATATAGATGCATTACGTATAGGAACTTCTTGGAATGATGCACCACTTCCTGTTGAATTGACATTTTTCAACGCATTATCAAAAAGCAATTATGTGAATTTAGTCTGGAAGACTGCAACAGAAGTTAATAACTATGGCTGGGAGATTGAAAGAAGCAAAATAGATGAAAGGACAAATAAGCCATCAGTGTGGGAAAAAGTTGGATTTGTGAAAGGTTCTGGAAATTCAAATTCTCCAAAAGAATATTCATTTATAGATAACAAAGCATTGTATGGTTATTATGCTTACAGACTAAAACAAATTGATGTAGACGGTGCTGTTTCATATTCAAGTGAGGTAAGGGTGTTTGCAGGAAGTAAACCGCAGGTTTATGATGTAAAGAATTATCCAAATCCGTTTAATCCGCAGACAACAATTAGATTTGAATTGCCCGAGGCTGGAAATGTCAAGCTGGCAATTTATGATATTACGGGACAGTTAGTGAAAGTCCTTGTTGATGAATGGATGCCAGAAGGAATTCACGAGACAATTTTTGATGGAAGTCAGCTGGCAAGTGGAATTTATATTTCAGTTTTGCAGGCAAAGGATGTGCGAGTAGTAAAGAAGATGCAATTAATTAAGTGA
- a CDS encoding UDP-2,3-diacylglucosamine diphosphatase encodes MSKVYFVSDTHFGFYEYEREKPLIEKFENLCNLICQDKGSLYILGDLFDYWFEYKSVIQKYSYRILTCLEKISERGVKIVYLIGNHDFAHRDLFEKQLNIRLSENPISEVILGKKFLLAHGDGLIGNDTGYKILKSIVRNKNLQSLYSKLHPNVGIGLARYFSRKSRHYTNEKDYGESDYLFQYAKEKINEGYDYVVMGHSHKFRFEVIDGGYYINLGSWLIKPAYGLFDGKNFEIKYL; translated from the coding sequence TTGAGCAAAGTTTATTTTGTTTCTGATACACATTTTGGTTTTTATGAATACGAAAGAGAAAAACCATTGATTGAGAAGTTTGAAAATCTCTGCAATTTAATCTGCCAGGATAAAGGTTCGCTTTATATTTTAGGTGATCTATTTGATTATTGGTTTGAATATAAATCTGTAATCCAGAAATATTCATACCGCATTTTGACCTGTCTTGAAAAAATTTCAGAGAGGGGGGTAAAGATTGTTTATTTAATTGGTAATCATGATTTTGCTCACCGAGATTTATTTGAAAAACAATTGAATATTAGATTGAGTGAAAATCCAATCAGTGAAGTCATACTTGGTAAAAAATTTTTATTAGCTCATGGAGATGGTTTGATTGGGAATGATACAGGTTATAAAATTTTAAAATCAATCGTGAGAAATAAAAACTTGCAATCACTTTATTCAAAACTGCATCCAAATGTTGGTATTGGACTTGCAAGATATTTTTCGAGAAAATCGAGACATTATACAAATGAAAAAGATTATGGTGAAAGTGATTATTTGTTTCAGTATGCAAAGGAAAAAATAAATGAAGGTTATGATTATGTTGTTATGGGTCATTCTCATAAATTCAGATTCGAAGTGATAGATGGAGGTTATTATATTAATCTTGGAAGCTGGTTAATTAAACCAGCCTATGGCTTATTTGATGGGAAAAATTTTGAAATAAAATATCTATGA